The nucleotide window CTTCGGCATTGATGCTGGTCTTGTTGCGGAACAACAGCACCAGGATGGCCAGGCCGATGGCGGACTCGGCCGCCGCCACGGTGAGGATGAAGAACACGAACACCTGGCCGTGCATGTCTCCGAGGTAGCTGGAGAAGGCGACGAAGTTCATGTTCACGGCCAGCAGCATCAGCTCAATGGCCAT belongs to Acidovorax sp. YS12 and includes:
- the nuoK gene encoding NADH-quinone oxidoreductase subunit NuoK — its product is MTLTLGHYLTLGAMLFAIAVVGIFLNRKNLIVLLMAIELMLLAVNMNFVAFSSYLGDMHGQVFVFFILTVAAAESAIGLAILVLLFRNKTSINAEDLNTLKG